A genomic window from Levilactobacillus yonginensis includes:
- the glyA gene encoding serine hydroxymethyltransferase, producing the protein MNFKDQDPELWNAIAKEEDRQENTIELIASENIVSHAVREAQGSVLTNKYAEGYPGKRYYGGAQYIDVVEQLAIDRAKKLFGAEYANVQPHSGSQANQAAYAAFLKPGDIILGMSLDAGGHLTHGASVNFSGKIYKDYGYGLNPETELLDYDMIRDIAKKVKPQMIVAGASAYSRIIDWQAFRDIADEVGAYLMVDMAHIAGLVASGLHPSPVGIADVVTTTTHKTLRGPRGGLILSQAENAKKINSAVFPGTQGGPLEHVIAAKAVALHEDLQPEFTQYSQQIIDNAHAMADEFNKMDDVRVISGGTDNHLMTIDLTKTPLNGKQAQELLDSVMITTNKESIPNEPLSPFKTSGIRLGTPAITTRGFNADECREVARLIMQTIENSEDEAVLNQVRERVQALTSAHPLTALP; encoded by the coding sequence ATGAATTTTAAAGACCAAGATCCAGAACTGTGGAATGCCATTGCGAAGGAAGAAGACCGTCAGGAAAACACAATTGAACTGATTGCGTCCGAAAATATTGTGAGTCACGCGGTCCGTGAAGCACAGGGTTCCGTTTTGACCAACAAATATGCTGAAGGGTATCCTGGTAAACGGTATTACGGTGGTGCTCAGTACATTGACGTGGTTGAGCAACTGGCCATTGACCGTGCTAAGAAGCTCTTTGGCGCTGAATATGCCAATGTGCAACCTCACTCCGGTTCTCAGGCAAACCAGGCAGCCTACGCGGCATTCTTGAAGCCTGGAGACATCATTCTAGGGATGAGCTTAGATGCTGGGGGGCATTTAACGCACGGAGCCAGTGTTAACTTCTCTGGAAAGATTTATAAGGATTATGGTTACGGGTTAAATCCTGAGACGGAATTATTGGATTACGATATGATTCGGGATATTGCTAAAAAGGTCAAACCACAGATGATTGTGGCGGGGGCTTCAGCTTATTCACGTATCATTGATTGGCAAGCATTCCGTGACATCGCCGATGAAGTGGGTGCCTATCTGATGGTGGATATGGCGCATATTGCTGGGTTAGTAGCCTCAGGCTTGCACCCTAGTCCAGTGGGAATTGCTGATGTTGTCACAACGACGACTCACAAGACTCTACGGGGACCACGGGGTGGTTTGATTCTTTCTCAGGCTGAGAATGCTAAGAAAATCAATTCAGCCGTATTTCCTGGAACACAGGGTGGGCCACTGGAACACGTAATTGCAGCCAAGGCGGTTGCCTTACACGAAGACCTGCAACCAGAGTTTACACAATATTCACAACAGATTATTGACAATGCACATGCGATGGCCGACGAATTCAACAAGATGGACGACGTGCGGGTCATTTCTGGTGGGACGGACAACCATTTGATGACGATTGACTTAACGAAGACACCATTGAATGGAAAACAAGCCCAAGAATTACTGGATAGTGTCATGATTACGACTAATAAAGAGTCTATTCCGAACGAACCACTGAGTCCATTTAAGACGTCTGGAATTCGTTTGGGGACACCAGCAATCACGACCCGTGGGTTTAACGCTGACGAATGTCGTGAGGTCGCTCGTTTAATTATGCAGACCATTGAAAATTCTGAAGATGAGGCCGTGTTAAACCAAGTCCGTGAACGGGTTCAAGCCTTGACTAGTGCTCACCCACTAACCGCGTTGCCATAA
- the upp gene encoding uracil phosphoribosyltransferase yields the protein MGKFQVLDHPLIQHKLTIIRSKNCGTRSFREVVNEISTLMAYEVSRDMPLQDKVIETPVSKMTAKELSGKKVAIVPILRAGIGMVDGILELIPAAKVGHIGMYRDEKTLQPHEYFVKMPSDIDQRQIFIVDPMLATGGSAIMAIDALKKRGASEKNMKFVCLVSAPEGVKALRAAHPDVDIFTAALDDHLNEDGYIVPGLGDAGDRLFGTK from the coding sequence ATGGGTAAGTTTCAAGTACTCGACCACCCGTTGATTCAACACAAGCTGACAATCATTCGTAGTAAGAACTGTGGGACCCGCAGTTTCCGCGAGGTTGTCAACGAAATCTCGACTTTGATGGCATACGAAGTCTCACGTGATATGCCATTGCAAGATAAGGTAATCGAGACGCCAGTGTCTAAGATGACTGCTAAGGAACTCTCTGGTAAGAAGGTCGCCATTGTTCCAATTCTACGAGCTGGAATCGGGATGGTCGACGGTATCTTAGAGTTGATTCCTGCCGCTAAGGTCGGTCATATAGGGATGTATCGTGACGAAAAAACACTCCAACCCCATGAATACTTCGTAAAAATGCCATCTGACATTGATCAACGGCAAATTTTCATTGTGGACCCAATGCTGGCTACTGGTGGTTCTGCCATCATGGCAATTGATGCCTTGAAGAAGCGTGGTGCTAGTGAAAAGAACATGAAGTTCGTTTGCTTAGTTTCCGCACCAGAAGGGGTCAAAGCATTACGGGCTGCTCATCCGGACGTGGATATCTTCACGGCCGCTTTAGACGACCACTTGAACGAAGATGGCTACATTGTACCTGGTCTCGGTGATGCCGGTGACCGTCTGTTTGGAACGAAATAA